From Draconibacterium halophilum, one genomic window encodes:
- a CDS encoding HYR domain-containing protein, with product MTVTSNNTCGSASASATYFINVDPLPVASAGGSDIICSNSSATVSGASASNGTILWTENGSGSLINPTTLTPTYIADAADEGNDVILTLIVTSNNTCGTASDTAYYTITVDSLPTATTAGSSTICSDSIFTLPVGAASASNGTILWTENGAGNITAGVNTLTPTYTPASGDEGNVVTLTMTVTSSNTCGTAKATATYSISVETPLTPSVSIAANATEVCDGDNITFTATPVNGGTSPSYNWLVDGSSVGAPDDSTFTTSALSDGQVVTVELISNGTCVSGVATSNSIPVTIVASAPLQPGPIDGLTAICPALSTVYTIDTVAGASDYTWTVPPGWIIESGQGTTSLSVTIPTVGQTGNVTVTANNVCGSSSQEILAVTVASDGSVYAGPDQKVCAGTTQVNLAGQISGAINHKNDWDWTLISGGSLEFKGEDNLNTLYYLPSNTDTIYVEIHSTSSVGGCGFLSDTMMIIVLPDPTASISSLSPVCEGETSPVTFTGTANTTVTYNIDGGSDQTVDIDGTGSVTLTTATITASTTYNLISVEYTDAPACSQPISGSTTITLDPQPTADAGTDQTICADDSVLLAGTITDAVSGTWSGGTGTFNPDNSTLNAYYIPSASEITAGSVTLTLTPSNPASSCDSIPDNVVITIDPLPTVEAGDPDTVCQSGSPDAIILSGATIGGGATTGTWSITSGGGNLSSTAQTATPGTVTYTPEIDFTGTVTLTLTTNASGSCDAVIDTRIIVVEPAPTVVAGSPDTVCQSAIPTPITLSGANVGGGASTGIWSITSGGGTLGHTTPSASPDTVTYTPAVGYNGTVSLTLTTDIVGTCEAVSATRTITIRPAPTVDAGAPQTICADDSVYLAGSVGGSATSGTWSGGAGSFYPDATTLNAAYKPSAAEIVAGSVTLTLTTDDPPGLCDAVSEDVQITIDPTVTVNAGTNDTICQGNSVVLEGTIGGGASTGSWVGGAGTFNPGRSNLNATYTPSAAEVAAGSVLLTLTSADPAGACGPQSDTTRIVIYKAVVITSQPVNTGACVGDSVALTVVATGSQLSYQWYIDGSPVGTNSPDLQIDPVSLADDASYYVEITGSPYCSPVTSNTVTLNVDAAITISSQPASQTECEGADVIFNVIASANGIPLNYQWRKDGTEIPGATNSDYFITGITTADAGDYDVIITGQGNFTCDSTVSAPATLTIGTDGTISQPVNKDTTLCENTALDIISFTLGGSASSVDLTGFLPSGVSLDSLGGDVFTISGTPTQTGTFDYTLTTTGSTCNNPSVSGTIVVEGQGTIILAGGNDSVSLCIDNPLPTITYSIGGNADSASITAGSLPPGISGSYNSTNGLFTISGTPTAAGTYPFTVSASGSLCDNPALSGEITVTDNAILTLTSGSDNQTWCIGTGIDPLTYTIGGSATSAVISLGSLPDGVNLTQTNDTVFTISGTPTETGTFDFTVSTTGSCLNVSDTALITIEPMPFGGVISPADFKVCTEINTGTLTLQSYTGNVLRWESSIDAGFTWTQYNDSTNNTFTYTNLPQFTQFRAVVGNAACGEVYSDTARIVVIPSFTPEITAIGGDVCSGEPITLTANAFILPDTVGIIQGGHFNQANPKGWLIYEDGELMDPFPADHDNEVPGPWAETNSNENNPISFCGQGWLNEKEGKKFALVAGAGVNSWMETPVFNLVGMPAAELSFVHAYMLGPNATARITLSLNGGPFNIVLAEYSGNLMNGMPNVVNDVGIDLSPYLGMTNLRIRFEYDSPDDECSVWAVDDISIPTPAPDIEYEWGPVYEIPGGSGQTVVVVPPTTTEYTLTVYVAGCPGSATEYLVSVVENPEVFTTNTCVGDTATFFQSTSYDGSWSVTGGGAIDNNGLFTADSAGCFEAIYTTTSGDCFGSASFMVFPVAPVPVVDTGCGPFTVTPPPTVEGFDIEYSFDGGSTWGPNVPPTADNCDGYHIHTRYITSALCDSIPIGTVSDCSVSPEFIRVVDQTPPEFTVPNDTTLTKDEDCLYDADISITGDVTDEWDSCSTGLEATYADIVVTGLCADTIFRYWTLIDDCGNEITKIQTIAVADNDHPPTFTVPADFTIYKNADCTFDADTSITGSVTDEADNCAVGLEAIYADTLRYGPCVDTIYRYWTLLDDCGGENTQIQTIIIIDNTKPEFDPEAQDSTMQCSTTDPDLEPLYLAWLANHAGARANDLCDPNLVWTADTALTTWTGVPGNLQREVTFTVTDGCGNSDTTSATFTIIDTLPPTITCPGSVSEIAAADSCSKTPATLGLPTYGDDCSVPELTYERVLPDGTTDNGIGTVNALSFPVGTSTVVYTVTDNAGLTAECSFSVTIVDTVPPTLEINGCQDVTETFGADDCTVNPTTIPDPDYSDNCWPDDSLVLTYVITGDTEDAGSGSVSGLDFNVGVSTVVYTVTDPDGNEASCSFDVTILRADIPYTVITCPDDPAPATVDPGDCDAQVTVDPPTIDENCPTATYTITNNINGDSVLNNYTFPVGTTEVVWTITDNSLNDTTCTVYVVVSGTNDPILTCPTSVTGTMTSDLCEAVPPAIDPPIYSAPCWPNDSLELTYYIVSENAAWDTTGTGFIPSDLEFPVGLNTVTYTVMDPDSNMVSCDFTVTMLQDAIPSTVIDCPTDPVPVVLGPTDCEAILTLTPPTITEVCTTAVYTITNNINAGSTIIDESFDVGITRVVWYIEDNSGNIDSCIVNVDVSGVQLPEITCPSPVTGTMSADDCYAIPPTIGSPTLTAPCWDTDSLDLTFRIINGTWDTTGVGEVNGLNFPVGTNTVWYIVTDPDGNKDSCDFTVTMLQDEIPSTVIDCPTDPAPVVLGPTDCEAILTLTPPTITEVCTTAVYTITNNINAGSTIIDESFDVGITRVVWYIEDNSGNIDSCIVNVDVSGVQLPEITCPSPVTGTMSADDCYAIPPTIGSPTLTAPCWDTDSLDLTFRIINGTWDTTGVGEVNGLPFPVGTNTVWYIVTDPDGNKDSCDFTVTMLQDEIPSTVIDCPTDPAPVTVGANDCEAFVDLDPPTITEVCTTATYTITNDYTGTADADTLYPIGTTTVVWYIEDNSGNIDSCTVYVVVNDLLPTLTCPPSITVPADFNKTYATGVGVGLPTYQDNCDSILTYTILDPFGTLDSIYGDPSDINLLLDTATYQLGVTTITYYFEDGNGNKVNCNFTVEVTGPPVIECPPSDTFYLDDSGCTYPFDPGIPTLISGVQPITWTWTLEDANGNVLTGTSTTPDDGPTPQSIIPNPYDFELGTTTITWTATNISGADTCDHHILVLDTIPPTFTTAPYEDCVDPLHWAVYNEDNPNPVFNHVDPLVEKFPVDYRTMFAGDTILDLTSLEDNCCDSTEMTIHWRIEFSDTPDPVTGDPVSHPDISGIGQPSEYEVGGIPKDIYLWGDGVLFTAVTHSIFYWVEDCNGNSTGEVWEEITITPRPEVKKTDY from the coding sequence ATGACGGTTACAAGTAACAATACTTGTGGATCGGCATCGGCATCGGCTACTTATTTTATTAATGTGGATCCTCTTCCAGTTGCAAGCGCTGGAGGCAGCGATATCATCTGTTCAAATTCCTCAGCAACGGTAAGTGGAGCTTCGGCTTCCAACGGCACAATTTTATGGACAGAGAACGGATCAGGATCGTTGATCAATCCAACCACTCTGACTCCAACATATATAGCCGATGCTGCCGATGAAGGAAATGATGTGATTTTAACCCTGATTGTTACGAGCAATAATACTTGTGGAACAGCAAGCGATACCGCATATTATACCATTACCGTTGATTCATTGCCTACAGCAACAACTGCAGGAAGCAGCACAATTTGTTCCGACTCAATCTTTACATTGCCGGTAGGAGCAGCAAGTGCTTCCAACGGAACGATTTTATGGACAGAAAACGGAGCAGGTAACATTACTGCCGGAGTAAATACATTGACACCAACTTATACTCCTGCTTCGGGTGATGAAGGAAATGTAGTAACCCTGACTATGACTGTTACCAGTAGCAATACCTGTGGTACGGCAAAAGCAACAGCTACTTACTCCATTTCAGTGGAAACACCACTTACTCCTTCTGTAAGTATTGCCGCCAATGCTACAGAGGTTTGCGATGGAGATAATATTACATTTACTGCAACTCCTGTTAATGGAGGCACATCTCCGAGTTATAACTGGCTGGTAGATGGCTCTTCTGTTGGAGCGCCTGATGATTCAACCTTTACAACAAGTGCGCTTTCTGACGGCCAGGTTGTTACTGTTGAATTGATTTCTAATGGTACCTGTGTATCAGGTGTTGCAACCAGTAATTCTATACCGGTTACCATCGTGGCAAGTGCACCGCTGCAGCCTGGTCCGATTGACGGGCTTACAGCTATTTGTCCGGCATTGTCAACCGTATATACGATTGATACTGTCGCTGGTGCATCTGATTACACATGGACAGTTCCTCCCGGCTGGATCATCGAATCCGGACAAGGTACAACTTCACTTTCTGTAACGATTCCAACAGTGGGTCAAACAGGAAATGTAACTGTAACCGCCAATAATGTTTGTGGCAGTAGTAGTCAGGAGATACTTGCAGTAACGGTTGCCTCGGATGGATCTGTTTATGCAGGACCTGACCAGAAAGTATGCGCAGGAACAACCCAGGTAAATTTGGCAGGGCAAATTAGTGGTGCCATAAATCATAAGAATGATTGGGATTGGACTTTGATTTCCGGCGGGTCCCTTGAATTTAAGGGTGAGGATAATTTAAATACTTTATATTATCTCCCTTCGAATACAGATACAATATATGTTGAAATTCATTCCACCAGTAGTGTTGGAGGTTGTGGTTTTCTGTCAGATACAATGATGATTATTGTATTGCCCGATCCAACAGCCAGCATCAGTTCTTTAAGCCCGGTTTGTGAAGGAGAAACAAGCCCGGTTACATTCACTGGAACAGCTAATACTACGGTTACATATAATATCGATGGCGGAAGTGATCAAACCGTTGATATTGATGGAACAGGGTCAGTAACGCTTACTACTGCCACTATAACTGCCAGTACAACCTACAATCTAATTAGTGTTGAATATACTGATGCTCCTGCCTGTAGCCAACCCATTTCCGGTTCAACCACCATTACGCTTGATCCTCAGCCAACAGCCGATGCGGGAACCGACCAAACCATTTGTGCCGACGATAGTGTTCTTTTGGCCGGAACAATAACAGATGCTGTTTCAGGAACATGGAGTGGCGGAACAGGAACATTTAATCCTGATAATTCAACATTAAACGCCTATTATATACCAAGTGCTTCTGAAATTACTGCTGGTTCGGTAACACTGACTTTAACTCCATCCAATCCGGCAAGTAGTTGTGATTCTATTCCCGACAATGTGGTAATTACCATTGATCCATTGCCAACTGTTGAGGCAGGTGATCCGGATACAGTTTGTCAATCCGGTAGTCCTGATGCAATTATTTTAAGTGGTGCTACTATTGGAGGTGGTGCTACCACTGGAACCTGGTCAATTACCTCTGGCGGAGGAAATCTCAGCAGTACAGCACAAACAGCAACTCCGGGAACAGTTACCTATACGCCTGAGATTGATTTTACGGGTACAGTAACTTTAACTTTAACAACAAATGCCTCTGGATCATGCGATGCAGTTATCGACACAAGGATAATTGTAGTTGAACCAGCACCTACGGTAGTTGCCGGTAGCCCGGATACGGTTTGTCAGTCGGCGATACCCACTCCAATTACATTATCCGGTGCAAACGTAGGAGGTGGAGCAAGCACCGGAATCTGGAGCATTACTTCAGGTGGTGGAACTTTAGGACATACTACGCCAAGCGCTAGCCCTGATACGGTAACGTACACTCCTGCTGTTGGTTATAATGGAACGGTAAGTTTAACCCTTACTACCGATATTGTTGGAACGTGTGAGGCCGTTAGTGCAACACGTACCATTACAATTCGTCCTGCGCCAACGGTTGATGCCGGTGCACCACAAACCATTTGTGCTGATGATTCGGTTTATTTAGCCGGTTCGGTTGGCGGTTCTGCCACATCAGGAACATGGAGTGGAGGCGCAGGCAGCTTTTATCCGGATGCCACAACATTAAACGCAGCTTATAAGCCAAGTGCAGCAGAAATTGTTGCCGGTTCTGTAACATTAACCCTGACAACCGACGATCCTCCGGGATTGTGTGATGCTGTTTCTGAAGATGTGCAAATTACTATTGATCCGACTGTGACCGTGAATGCCGGTACAAACGATACCATCTGCCAGGGCAATTCAGTTGTATTGGAAGGGACCATTGGTGGAGGTGCCAGCACCGGTTCATGGGTAGGAGGTGCCGGAACATTCAATCCTGGACGTTCTAACCTGAATGCGACCTATACGCCAAGCGCTGCCGAAGTGGCTGCAGGTTCTGTATTACTTACATTAACATCCGCTGATCCTGCAGGAGCTTGCGGGCCGCAAAGTGATACCACCAGAATAGTCATTTATAAAGCTGTGGTGATTACTTCTCAACCTGTAAACACGGGTGCCTGTGTTGGTGATTCGGTTGCTCTCACAGTGGTTGCTACAGGAAGTCAGTTATCGTATCAGTGGTACATCGACGGGTCACCGGTAGGAACAAATTCACCTGATCTTCAAATTGATCCGGTTAGTCTGGCTGATGATGCAAGTTATTATGTGGAAATTACGGGTTCTCCCTATTGTTCGCCGGTAACTTCTAACACGGTAACGCTAAATGTCGATGCAGCCATAACCATATCATCACAACCCGCATCGCAGACTGAATGTGAGGGCGCAGATGTAATTTTTAATGTGATTGCAAGCGCTAACGGAATCCCACTGAACTATCAATGGAGAAAAGACGGAACCGAAATCCCGGGAGCAACTAATTCGGATTATTTTATTACGGGAATAACCACTGCGGATGCCGGAGACTATGATGTAATTATAACCGGGCAGGGGAATTTTACCTGCGATTCAACAGTTTCTGCACCGGCAACTTTAACGATTGGAACCGACGGAACCATCAGCCAGCCGGTAAACAAAGACACGACCCTATGTGAAAATACAGCATTAGACATCATCTCCTTTACATTGGGAGGCTCCGCAAGCAGTGTTGATTTAACAGGCTTTTTACCTTCCGGCGTGAGTTTAGATAGTTTGGGCGGAGATGTTTTCACGATTTCAGGTACTCCAACACAAACAGGAACCTTTGATTATACCCTTACAACAACCGGAAGCACCTGTAATAATCCTTCAGTAAGCGGAACAATTGTTGTTGAAGGACAAGGAACAATAATCCTAGCCGGTGGAAATGATTCAGTCAGTCTTTGTATTGATAATCCGTTGCCAACAATTACCTATTCAATCGGAGGTAATGCTGATTCTGCTTCAATAACTGCCGGTTCGCTGCCTCCGGGTATTAGCGGTTCTTATAATTCAACTAACGGGTTGTTTACCATAAGCGGAACGCCAACGGCAGCCGGAACCTATCCGTTCACTGTTTCAGCTTCAGGTTCATTATGTGATAATCCAGCATTATCAGGCGAGATTACAGTAACCGACAATGCAATCCTTACATTAACAAGCGGTTCCGACAATCAAACGTGGTGTATCGGAACAGGTATTGATCCGCTTACCTATACCATTGGCGGTTCGGCCACCAGTGCAGTTATTTCATTGGGTTCGTTACCCGATGGTGTGAATCTTACTCAAACCAACGATACTGTTTTTACCATTTCGGGTACACCAACCGAAACGGGGACTTTTGATTTCACTGTATCAACAACAGGTTCCTGCCTTAATGTTTCAGATACTGCCTTAATAACAATAGAGCCAATGCCTTTTGGAGGTGTGATATCTCCTGCTGACTTTAAAGTATGTACCGAAATAAACACCGGAACGCTGACTTTGCAGAGCTACACCGGTAACGTTTTACGCTGGGAATCGTCGATTGATGCCGGCTTTACATGGACCCAGTATAATGATAGCACAAACAATACCTTTACGTATACCAATCTTCCGCAATTCACCCAGTTTAGGGCAGTAGTTGGAAACGCAGCCTGTGGAGAAGTTTATTCCGATACTGCCCGTATAGTTGTAATCCCGTCGTTTACTCCCGAGATTACGGCAATAGGCGGAGATGTATGTTCCGGAGAGCCTATAACGCTTACCGCTAACGCCTTTATTTTACCCGATACGGTTGGAATTATTCAAGGTGGACATTTCAATCAGGCCAATCCAAAGGGATGGCTGATTTATGAAGATGGAGAGTTAATGGATCCATTCCCCGCTGATCATGATAACGAAGTACCTGGTCCATGGGCGGAAACCAACAGTAACGAAAATAACCCGATAAGTTTCTGTGGACAAGGATGGCTCAATGAAAAAGAAGGCAAGAAATTTGCACTTGTAGCAGGTGCCGGAGTTAATTCCTGGATGGAAACACCGGTATTTAACCTGGTTGGGATGCCCGCAGCCGAGCTTTCTTTTGTTCATGCCTATATGCTTGGTCCCAATGCAACCGCAAGAATAACGCTTTCTTTAAATGGTGGACCTTTTAATATTGTTTTGGCGGAATATTCAGGCAATCTGATGAATGGAATGCCTAATGTTGTTAACGATGTAGGTATCGATTTATCGCCTTACCTGGGAATGACCAACCTGCGTATCAGGTTTGAATATGATAGTCCCGACGACGAATGCAGTGTTTGGGCAGTTGACGACATATCAATACCTACTCCGGCACCTGATATTGAATACGAATGGGGACCGGTTTATGAAATACCCGGCGGTTCGGGACAGACAGTGGTTGTGGTTCCTCCAACCACCACAGAGTATACTTTAACCGTTTACGTTGCCGGATGTCCCGGTTCGGCAACCGAATACCTGGTTAGTGTGGTTGAAAATCCCGAAGTTTTTACCACCAATACCTGTGTTGGCGATACAGCTACCTTCTTTCAATCAACTTCTTATGACGGATCGTGGTCGGTTACAGGAGGTGGTGCCATCGACAATAACGGCCTATTTACAGCAGATTCTGCAGGTTGTTTCGAAGCAATTTATACAACTACCTCCGGTGATTGTTTCGGATCGGCAAGTTTTATGGTTTTCCCGGTTGCGCCTGTGCCTGTTGTAGATACAGGTTGTGGTCCTTTTACCGTAACGCCTCCGCCAACCGTGGAAGGATTTGACATTGAATACAGTTTCGACGGAGGATCAACCTGGGGACCAAACGTTCCGCCAACTGCAGACAATTGCGATGGTTACCATATTCATACCCGTTATATCACTTCTGCTTTATGTGATTCTATCCCGATTGGTACGGTAAGCGATTGTAGCGTATCGCCTGAGTTTATAAGGGTAGTTGACCAAACTCCTCCGGAATTCACGGTGCCAAACGATACAACTCTTACGAAAGATGAAGATTGTTTATACGATGCCGATATCTCAATTACCGGCGATGTTACCGATGAATGGGATTCTTGTTCCACCGGATTGGAAGCAACTTACGCTGATATAGTGGTTACCGGTTTATGTGCCGATACCATATTCCGCTACTGGACATTGATTGACGATTGCGGAAACGAAATAACAAAAATTCAAACCATTGCGGTGGCCGATAATGATCACCCACCCACATTTACCGTACCGGCTGATTTTACCATATATAAAAATGCCGATTGTACATTCGATGCCGATACTTCAATCACCGGCTCTGTAACCGATGAGGCTGATAATTGCGCTGTTGGACTGGAAGCTATTTACGCTGATACCTTAAGATATGGCCCTTGTGTGGATACCATTTACCGTTACTGGACACTGTTGGACGATTGCGGTGGTGAAAACACACAAATTCAAACCATTATTATAATTGATAATACCAAGCCGGAATTTGATCCGGAAGCACAGGATTCAACTATGCAGTGTTCAACTACCGATCCTGATCTTGAACCACTTTACCTCGCCTGGTTGGCCAATCATGCCGGAGCAAGGGCAAATGATTTATGCGATCCGAATTTAGTGTGGACAGCCGATACAGCGCTTACCACCTGGACAGGTGTTCCGGGGAATCTCCAACGAGAAGTAACCTTTACCGTTACCGACGGTTGTGGAAATTCGGATACTACCTCGGCAACGTTTACCATTATTGATACACTACCTCCAACTATTACATGTCCGGGTAGTGTATCTGAAATTGCAGCTGCCGACAGCTGTTCCAAAACTCCTGCAACGCTCGGTCTTCCAACTTATGGCGATGACTGTTCGGTGCCGGAATTAACTTACGAGCGTGTGTTACCTGATGGAACTACAGATAATGGTATTGGTACAGTAAACGCATTAAGTTTTCCGGTGGGAACTTCTACTGTTGTCTACACAGTTACCGACAATGCAGGTTTAACAGCTGAGTGTTCATTCAGCGTAACCATAGTTGATACCGTGCCACCAACCCTTGAGATAAATGGCTGCCAGGATGTAACGGAAACTTTTGGAGCCGACGATTGTACCGTTAACCCAACTACAATTCCAGACCCGGATTACAGCGATAATTGCTGGCCTGATGATTCACTTGTACTTACCTATGTAATTACCGGAGATACTGAAGACGCAGGTTCGGGTTCGGTTAGCGGACTTGATTTTAATGTTGGAGTTTCAACGGTAGTATATACCGTAACCGATCCGGATGGAAATGAAGCGAGTTGTTCGTTTGACGTAACTATCCTTCGTGCTGATATTCCTTACACAGTAATTACCTGTCCTGATGATCCGGCACCCGCTACCGTAGATCCTGGCGATTGTGATGCACAGGTAACAGTTGATCCACCAACAATCGATGAAAATTGTCCGACCGCAACTTATACCATTACAAATAACATTAACGGCGATTCGGTTCTGAACAACTATACTTTCCCGGTAGGAACTACTGAGGTGGTATGGACAATTACCGACAATTCACTGAACGATACCACCTGTACCGTGTATGTTGTTGTAAGCGGAACGAACGATCCTATACTCACCTGTCCGACCAGTGTAACAGGCACAATGACATCCGATTTATGTGAGGCAGTGCCACCTGCCATTGATCCTCCCATTTATTCTGCACCCTGTTGGCCGAATGATTCTTTGGAGCTGACTTATTACATCGTTTCAGAGAATGCAGCCTGGGATACTACCGGAACAGGCTTTATTCCTTCCGATCTGGAATTTCCCGTAGGATTAAACACCGTTACTTACACGGTTATGGATCCAGACAGTAATATGGTAAGCTGCGACTTTACAGTTACCATGTTACAGGATGCAATACCATCTACCGTTATTGACTGTCCGACGGATCCTGTACCTGTAGTTTTAGGACCGACAGACTGTGAAGCGATATTAACTCTTACTCCACCAACTATAACCGAAGTTTGTACCACAGCGGTTTATACCATCACCAACAATATTAATGCTGGATCAACAATTATCGACGAATCATTCGATGTAGGTATAACCAGGGTAGTTTGGTACATTGAAGACAACTCCGGGAATATTGATTCCTGTATAGTTAATGTTGATGTAAGTGGAGTTCAGTTACCAGAGATCACATGTCCTTCACCCGTAACAGGTACAATGTCTGCCGACGATTGTTATGCAATACCGCCAACAATTGGTTCTCCAACTTTAACTGCGCCATGCTGGGACACCGATTCACTGGATTTGACATTCAGAATAATCAACGGAACCTGGGATACAACAGGTGTTGGCGAAGTAAACGGATTGAATTTCCCTGTAGGAACAAACACCGTATGGTACATTGTAACTGACCCTGATGGAAATAAAGACTCTTGCGACTTTACAGTTACCATGTTGCAGGACGAAATACCATCAACAGTGATTGACTGTCCGACGGATCCTGCACCGGTAGTTTTAGGACCGACAGACTGTGAAGCGATATTAACTCTTACTCCACCAACGATAACCGAAGTTTGTACCACAGCAGTTTATACCATTACCAACAATATTAATGCTGGATCGACAATTATCGACGAATCATTCGATGTAGGTATTACCAGGGTAGTTTGGTACATTGAAGACAACTCAGGGAATATTGATTCCTGTATAGTTAATGTTGATGTAAGTGGAGTTCAGTTACCAGAGATCACATGTCCTTCACCCGTAACAGGTACAATGTCTGCTGACGATTGTTATGCAATACCGCCAACAATAGGTTCTCCAACTTTAACTGCGCCATGTTGGGATACCGATTCACTGGATTTGACATTCAGAATAATCAACGGAACCTGGGATACCACAGGTGTTGGCGAAGTAAACGGATTACCATTCCCAGTAGGAACAAACACCGTATGGTACATTGTAACTGACCCTGATGGAAATAAAGACTCTTGCGACTTTACAGTTACCATGTTGCAGGACGAAATACCATCAACAGTGATTGATTGTCCGACGGATCCTGCACCGGTTACTGTTGGAGCTAACGACTGTGAAGCTTTTGTTGATCTTGATCCACCAACAATTACCGAGGTTTGTACAACAGCCACATATACTATTACAAATGATTACACAGGAACAGCTGATGCAGATACACTTTACCCGATTGGAACGACAACAGTAGTTTGGTACATTGAAGACAATTCAGGGAATATTGATTCCTGTACGGTTTATGTTGTTGTAAACGACCTGTTGCCAACATTAACATGTCCGCCAAGTATAACCGTTCCGGCCGATTTTAATAAAACTTATGCTACAGGAGTTGGTGTAGGTTTACCAACTTACCAGGATAACTGTGATTCCATACTTACCTATACGATTTTGGATCCTTTCGGCACGCTGGACTCCATTTATGGCGATCCGTCGGATATTAACCTGCTATTAGACACAGCTACTTACCAACTTGGGGTAACTACAATTACCTATTATTTTGAAGATGGAAACGGAAATAAAGTAAATTGTAACTTTACCGTAGAGGTAACAGGCCCACCGGTAATTGAATGTCCGCCAAGCGATACATTCTATCTTGACGATAGCGGTTGTACCTATCCTTTCGATCCCGGAATTCCAACTTTAATTTCAGGAGTTCAGCCAATTACATGGACATGGACACTGGAAGATGCTAATGGTAATGTTCTTACCGGTACAAGTACCACTCCAGATGACGGACCAACGCCACAATCAATTATTCCAAATCCTTATGATTTTGAACTGGGTACAACCACTATTACATGGACAGCAACTAATATTTCAGGAGCTGATACCTGCGATCACCATATTCTTGTTCTGGATACCATTCCACCAACCTTTACAACAGCACCTTACGAAGATTGTGTGGACCCGTTGCACTGGGCGGTTTATAACGAGGACAATCCAAATCCGGTGTTTAATCATGTTGATCCGTTGGTAGAAAAATTCCCGGTAGATTACCGAACCATGTTTGCCGGCGATACCATTCTCGATCTTACTTCGCTGGAAGATAATTGCTGCGACTCAACTGAAATGACTATACACTGGCGAATTGAATTTAGCGATACACCCGATCCGGTAACTGGTGATCCGGTTAGCCATCCTGATATATCAGGAATCGGGCAACCATCCGAATATGAAGTAGGCGGTATTCCAAAGGATATTTATTTGTGGGGCGATGGAGTATTATTTACTGCGGTAACACATAGTATTTTCTATTGGGTAGAAGATTGTAACGGAAACAGTACCGGGGAGGTGTGGGAAGAAATAACCATAACTCCGCGGCCGGAAGTTAAAAAGACTGATTATTAA